A single region of the Ziziphus jujuba cultivar Dongzao chromosome 10, ASM3175591v1 genome encodes:
- the LOC107411125 gene encoding cytochrome P450 714C2-like: MEEACSIKCMGMVWVFIGCLLLMSMYIYYTFRVKAKIIRSKFRKQGINGPLPSVILGNVPEMRQILSRTSVNDHVKEKLLIDHSLSLFPYLKQWSKQFGATFMFALGGMQILYVCDVKLVKEFSIFKWLDLGKPAYLQKDRGPLLGKGLISTNGALWAHQRKTVSPHLYMSKIKDMVNLMVESANTLVKTWESKINQTDGGVVDLSVHDYVRSFSSTVISKILFGSNYEQGNTIFPKHGALLKTMASPTILNGIPFSKFLPTKKNMEVWRLEKEINSIIIDIKNRHIGRPHQDENMLKVIMEGAKNAKLGPTAEDQYIVDNCKNLFLAGSEVPAVAAMWGLMLLALHPEWQARLALRFSKFVAAVITSSMLICLAR; this comes from the exons ATGGAGGAGGCTTGTAGCATAAAATGTATGGGCATGGTTTGGGTTTTCATAGGGTGTTTATTATTGATGTCGatgtatatttattatacattCAGAGTAAAAGCTAAAATTATACGATCAAAGTTTCGAAAGCAAGGTATAAATGGTCCATTGCCATCCGTTATATTGGGGAATGTTCCTGAAATGAGGCAGATATTGTCCCGGACTTCAGTCAATGATCATGTCAAAGAAAAGTTACTGATTGACCATTCTTTATCCCTCTTTCCATATTTAAAGCAGTGGTCTAAGCAATTtg GAGCAACGTTCATGTTTGCCCTTGGAGGGATGCAAATATTGTACGTTTGTGATGTTAAACTAGTAAAAGAATTCAGCATCTTCAAATGGTTGGACTTGGGGAAGCCTGCTTATCTTCAGAAAGACAGAGGTCCTTTATTAGGCAAGGGCCTCATTTCCACAAACGGTGCACTTTGGGCCCACCAAAGAAAAACTGTATCTCCCCATCTTTACATGTCCAAAATTAAG GACATGGTGAACCTAATGGTGGAATCTGCAAATACACTAGTTAAAACATGGGAAagcaaaattaatcaaacagATGGTGGGGTTGTAGATTTATCTGTCCATGATTATGTGAGAAGCTTCTCTTCAACCGTAATTTCTAAGATTTTGTTTGGAAGCAACTATGAACAAGGAAACACCATATTCCCCAAGCATGGAGCTCTTCTTAAGACCATGGCTTCACCCACAATACTCAATGGGATTCCCTTCTCAAA ATTTCTTCCCACCAAGAAAAACATGGAAGTGTGGaggctagaaaaagaaattaactcCATAATCATTGACATAAAGAACAGACATATTGGAAGACCTCATCAGGATGAGAACATGTTAAAAGTGATCATGGAAGGTGCCAAGAATGCTAAGCTTGGGCCAACCGCTGAGGATCAATATATAGTGGACAATTGCAAGAATCTCTTCTTGGCAGGATCTGAAGTTCCTGCTGTTGCAGCAATGTGGGGTTTGATGCTATTAGCTTTGCATCCCGAGTGGCAA